A genomic segment from Engraulis encrasicolus isolate BLACKSEA-1 unplaced genomic scaffold, IST_EnEncr_1.0 scaffold_26_np1212, whole genome shotgun sequence encodes:
- the slc35a4 gene encoding probable UDP-sugar transporter protein SLC35A4, whose amino-acid sequence MIVIDNVGSEPCKPSSLSHPRWFGVTDLWFGVTDRWFGVTDRFGFGASRLVLRAGWAALLCLLVLIYGSHAPLIALSQSDGRVPFSPSSCVLLIELAKLLVSGATLLLSERVSGVRGLSEGVSGGRGLSEGVSGVRWALVLPYAAPAMLYALNNNLVVTMQEHMDPSTFQLLSNLKIASTAAFYSCCLDKRLRPPQWLALGMLTLAGAAHTYSTLAAQSSSSPVLHISWWGLLLLLLYCSASGLAAVTTERVLKGQRLPLSLQNLFLYGWGVAINAAAHFLGGASSSSSSSEDSGRGFLTGFSGLVWLIVVGQVAAGLMMSVLMKHGSGITRLFVISSSLLVNSAISWLALGLQLTPLFMLPASLVALAAYLYYR is encoded by the exons ATGATTGTGATTGACAATGTCGGTTCGGAGCCGTGCAAGCCGTCCTCCCTGTCCCACCCCCGCTGGTTTGGGGTCACCGACCTCTGGTTTGGGGTCACCGACCGCTGGTTTGGGGTCACCGACCGCTTCGGCTTCGGGGCGTCTCGACTGGTCCTTCGAGCCGGCTGGGCGGCGCTGCTGTGCCTATTGGTGCTCATCTACGGCTCCCACGCGCCACTCATCGCCCTCAGCCAATCGGACGGCCGCGTTCCCTTTAGCCCCTCCTCCTGCGTGCTCCTGATCGAGCTGGCCAAGCTGCTGGTCTCCGGGGCGACGCTGCTGCTCTCCGAGCGGGTGTCGGGAGTGCGTGGCCTCTCGGAGGGGGTGTCGGGCGGGCGTGGCCTCTCGGAGGGGGTGTCGGGCGTCCGCTGGGCCCTAGTGCTGCCGTACGCGGCGCCCGCTATGCTCTACGCTCTCAATAACAACCTGGTGGTGACCATGCAG GAGCACATGGACCCCTCTACCTTCCAGTTGCTTAGCAACCTGAAGATCGCCTCCACCGCCGCGTTCTACTCCTGCTGCCTGGACAAGAGGCTCCGCCCCCCGCAGTGGCTCGCACTGGGCATGCTCACACTGGCCGGCGCAGCACACACCTACAGCACCCTCGCGGCACAG tctagctcctctcctgtcctccacatCTCCTGGTGgggcctcctcctgctcctcctctattGCTCCGCGTCGGGTCTGGCCGCCGTCACTACTGAGCGCGTGCTAAAGGGCCAGCGCCTCCCCCTCAGCCTCCAGAACCTCTTCCTGTACGGATGGGGCGTGGCCATCAATGCTGCCGCCCACTTCCTGGGCGGagccagtagcagcagcagcagcagtgaggacAGTGGGCGTGGCTTCCTGACGGGCTTCTCTGGGCTGGTGTGGCTCATCGTGGTCGGACAG GTTGCGGCTGGTCTGATGATGTCGGTGTTGATGAAGCACGGCAGCGGCATCACGCGTCTCTTTGTCATCTCCTCATCGCTGCTGGTCAACAGCGCCATCTCCTGGTTAGCGCTGGGACTGCAGCTCACGCCGCTGTTCATGCTGCCAGCTAGCCTCGTGGCTCTAGCAGCATACCTGTACTACAGGTGA